A single genomic interval of Spirosoma taeanense harbors:
- a CDS encoding LamG-like jellyroll fold domain-containing protein, translating into MPIAKTIRIIALALTLISQLPAYAIDKVWTNGSGDGKWSTAANWSPASVPGSADRAVFNGTSSANCTIDVNPTIQGIATAAEYGGTVFQGASTITISVNFTVAGVEDFNAGTGLVLFKGGVTLASRAPVYKAEIDGSIFISNNLKILNDLTITAIGTMVFNTISSSGNSLLVEGDVIVNDPNGWQETGSNNTALSTLSLVGSGDQTIRSTTGSKAVLTYLIVNKNMGNVLLANDLEVSRQLNGSASAHIRSASNANSRLLLTQTTLAYEGDVENVEITGNGGIGLSTNFTVLNELTLTSVNTIITSTLSGGGGALLVGGNVMANDLNGWGATGTNNTAQATLNLVGGGDQIISSTGSKAVLPQLNVSKSGGNVLLATDLEVSGRLSGSASAHILSASNANSRLIFTGTTLAYQGDVQDVELAGSVFISNNLKILNDLTITAIGTMVFNTISSSGNSLLVEGDVIANDPDGWAPTGSNNTALARLQLTGSGDQTISGTGRIPQLYMAKPSGKLLIPSLSVANGFNLITISNGAWDVSGYSVTSSGGFTSNGGKIIGTGTLNGAVTCSAGGGIAPGNGAGCLTINGNLSMGSGSALTIDIADGVACINHDQLVVNGSANINGATLVGGTVSRLAVPIKILENDGTDATFGTFTSAPNNATITLGGTKYIIKYNAGSNDITLEDPNPNKAPTAVCKPVTVAANGPGCTAMVNAQDFSNGSSDPEGGNLTYSVLPAGPFAVGTTTVTLTVTDPLGATANCQTTVTVQNATEAPLVNDASNTFTYNGSQQTATAAVGNGATVQYFSAPADGDPVSPTATNAGTYTYYAQAAVNGCVNPNRTKVTLQINKANPTVDVAGYTGVYDGQAHGATGTAKGVKGETLTGLNLGESFTNVPGGSAAWSFTDASGNYTNAGGTATITISQAPLTIVVDNKTKNYGQDNPPLTGTVTGLIPSDGISVTYSTTADKNSEAKEEGYPITATLADPNNKLTNYSVSNTPGVFSVVGKANQPPVAVARDITIALDANGKASITPDDIDGGSTDDQGITNKAVSNTTFGCNPANYALAFNGTNPGGYFTLPAGVVKGLTNFTFEAWVNYQNNGAWSRFMDFGNNTNVNMFFTPASNRAPNAGNPRFAITIAGASNEELITSNMAMPTGWHHVAVVLKQVSSNSVIGTMYIDGNVVGTNNVMKLTPNSLNGGITNNNYIGRSQYPDPYLKGQMDEVRIWSVARSAADINTFKNKSLSGNEYGLFAYYDFEDGPGSTKVKDKSPSKNDGTLFNMTGYQSFVAPGVIQQLGTGVNSVTLTVSDAAGLSSSAVAKVTVVDNIAPTLTAVNKTVALVAGSATIQVSDVVTAYSDNCGVASLQLSKSSFDCSNLGENTITVSATDVNGKSTSVQVTITVTDPQFSCNKAPVAVAKPLVVPAGANCQSTATAAAFDNGSSDPDNDALTFSVLPAGPYALGVTNVVFTVTDARGAKSSQNTTVTVEDKTAPTFNAPADRTVSLLAGCSFAVPDLLAGLTGSDNCSKVSFTQSPAAGTSLNSAPGQTHPITITAKDEVGNSIGKAVTLTAQDEQKPVVAVQNLTLQLDATGKASIMATQVNNGSSDNCTDAASLKLSLDKTSFDCSNLGPNSVTLTVTDASGNSATAEAVVTVEDKTAPVITPNGDKTVATDAGQCSATVAVSASATDNCSVGAPSGVRSDSKALTDAYPVGKTTIVWSVTDANGIAATNVTQTIVVEDKEKPLAKAQNLTVQLDAAGKAAVTASQLNNNSSDACGIQSMSLDKTSFDCVNLGQNTVTLTVTDIHGNQSTATAVVTVEDKSKPVTTCPADEVKHCFAANNTYQIPALVTSDNCGIASVSYVISGATTRSGTGSDASGVFQVGTSTIQWTVTDQSGNQSQCSGTVVINASLSATLPSVNPIGAGAEPNTIYVGYGPQSLAYKPTVSGGTAPYSYKWSNGSTGSSLVVTVAGDYSVTITDARGCVQSTSVVSVKMVDVRCGSKNDKVIICQKTGSDKNPWNQLCVDENAVAAHLAKGDKLGQCGTVPGGRVAAEEQPELSIQLMANPLEGGQLRARVLGAGGQRLTVELVDMRGHAVQQQSWEQAAGEQWVDWTIDAQPSGLYVLRAVSNGRQQSIKVLKKE; encoded by the coding sequence TGATGGCAGTATCTTCATAAGTAATAACCTGAAGATTCTCAATGACCTGACCATTACGGCAATCGGCACTATGGTTTTCAACACAATCTCTTCGAGTGGGAATTCGCTACTGGTAGAGGGGGATGTGATTGTCAATGACCCTAATGGGTGGCAGGAGACTGGTAGCAACAATACCGCCTTATCAACCCTAAGTCTGGTAGGTAGTGGTGATCAGACCATCCGAAGCACTACCGGCTCAAAGGCGGTTCTGACTTATCTGATTGTAAACAAAAACATGGGCAATGTGCTGTTAGCTAATGATTTGGAGGTCAGCAGGCAGCTAAATGGTTCGGCTTCGGCCCACATCCGGTCGGCCAGTAACGCCAACAGCAGGTTACTGCTCACACAGACAACACTGGCCTATGAGGGTGACGTAGAGAACGTAGAAATAACCGGCAATGGCGGTATTGGCCTCAGTACTAACTTTACGGTTCTAAATGAGTTGACCCTTACATCAGTCAACACCATCATCACAAGCACACTATCCGGCGGTGGGGGTGCCCTGTTAGTAGGTGGCAACGTGATGGCTAATGACCTTAATGGCTGGGGAGCTACCGGCACCAACAACACAGCCCAGGCCACGCTGAATCTAGTCGGTGGTGGTGATCAGATTATCAGCAGCACGGGTTCCAAAGCTGTTCTGCCGCAACTGAATGTAAGCAAAAGCGGTGGCAATGTACTGCTGGCCACTGATCTGGAGGTTAGTGGGCGGCTTAGTGGTTCGGCTTCGGCCCACATTCTATCGGCCAGCAACGCCAACAGCAGGTTAATATTTACAGGCACTACACTGGCTTATCAGGGTGATGTACAAGATGTAGAGTTGGCTGGCAGTGTCTTCATAAGTAATAACCTGAAGATTCTCAATGACCTGACCATTACGGCAATCGGCACTATGGTTTTCAACACAATCTCTTCGAGTGGGAATTCACTACTGGTAGAAGGGGATGTGATTGCCAATGACCCTGATGGGTGGGCTCCAACCGGCTCTAACAATACGGCGCTGGCCAGACTACAACTGACAGGCAGTGGTGATCAGACCATCAGCGGAACTGGGAGAATTCCCCAACTCTATATGGCCAAACCGTCGGGTAAGTTATTAATACCATCCCTATCTGTAGCCAATGGGTTTAATTTAATTACTATATCCAATGGAGCCTGGGATGTAAGCGGGTATTCCGTTACTTCCTCAGGTGGATTTACTTCAAATGGAGGTAAAATCATCGGCACAGGTACGCTGAACGGAGCCGTAACGTGTAGCGCTGGTGGCGGCATAGCGCCGGGTAATGGCGCGGGCTGCCTGACCATCAATGGAAATCTGTCTATGGGAAGTGGTTCTGCCTTGACCATTGATATTGCCGATGGTGTTGCCTGTATTAACCATGACCAGCTTGTTGTAAATGGTTCAGCTAATATTAATGGGGCGACGCTGGTGGGGGGCACGGTGTCAAGACTGGCCGTCCCAATCAAAATTCTGGAAAACGACGGTACCGATGCCACATTCGGAACATTTACATCGGCACCTAACAATGCGACGATCACACTGGGCGGTACAAAGTATATAATTAAGTATAATGCAGGAAGCAATGACATTACACTGGAGGACCCGAATCCTAATAAGGCACCCACGGCTGTTTGTAAACCGGTTACCGTAGCGGCCAATGGTCCGGGTTGTACGGCGATGGTCAACGCGCAGGACTTCAGTAATGGTTCTTCTGATCCTGAGGGTGGTAACCTAACCTACTCGGTTTTGCCGGCCGGACCTTTTGCCGTCGGTACAACAACGGTGACGCTCACAGTTACTGACCCACTGGGAGCTACGGCCAATTGCCAAACCACGGTTACCGTGCAGAATGCAACGGAAGCGCCATTGGTTAATGATGCATCAAACACCTTCACTTATAACGGCAGTCAGCAGACGGCAACCGCTGCGGTAGGTAACGGCGCAACGGTGCAGTACTTTTCAGCGCCCGCAGACGGAGACCCCGTTAGCCCAACAGCTACCAACGCCGGTACGTACACTTACTACGCGCAGGCAGCCGTCAACGGATGCGTTAACCCGAACCGCACCAAAGTAACCCTGCAAATCAACAAAGCGAACCCCACCGTTGACGTGGCTGGCTACACCGGCGTGTACGACGGTCAGGCGCACGGGGCCACCGGCACTGCCAAAGGGGTAAAAGGAGAAACACTAACCGGCCTGAACCTGGGGGAAAGCTTCACCAATGTGCCAGGGGGTAGTGCAGCCTGGAGTTTCACCGATGCCAGCGGCAACTACACCAATGCGGGCGGTACGGCTACCATCACCATTAGCCAGGCCCCGCTGACGATTGTGGTTGATAACAAAACCAAAAATTACGGTCAGGACAACCCGCCCCTGACCGGTACGGTAACCGGTCTCATTCCTTCAGACGGCATCAGCGTTACCTACAGCACTACGGCGGACAAGAACAGCGAAGCCAAAGAAGAAGGCTACCCCATCACGGCCACGCTGGCTGATCCCAATAATAAGCTGACGAACTATTCCGTGAGCAATACACCGGGTGTGTTCTCGGTGGTGGGCAAGGCCAACCAGCCTCCGGTGGCGGTGGCCAGAGACATCACCATTGCGCTGGATGCCAATGGCAAGGCCTCCATCACGCCGGATGATATTGACGGGGGCAGCACGGATGATCAGGGCATTACGAACAAAGCCGTTTCGAACACCACGTTCGGTTGTAATCCGGCTAACTATGCCCTGGCCTTCAACGGCACCAATCCGGGCGGTTATTTTACCTTACCCGCCGGCGTGGTTAAAGGGCTGACCAATTTTACATTTGAAGCCTGGGTGAACTACCAGAACAACGGAGCCTGGTCACGATTCATGGACTTTGGTAATAATACGAATGTGAACATGTTCTTTACCCCGGCGTCAAACCGGGCACCCAATGCCGGCAACCCGCGATTTGCCATTACTATCGCAGGAGCCAGTAACGAAGAACTCATTACTTCCAACATGGCTATGCCGACAGGCTGGCATCACGTTGCTGTCGTGTTGAAGCAGGTGTCGAGCAACAGTGTAATCGGTACCATGTACATTGATGGGAATGTGGTCGGTACAAATAATGTCATGAAGCTGACCCCGAACAGCCTGAATGGCGGCATTACCAATAATAATTACATTGGCCGATCGCAGTATCCCGATCCTTATCTGAAAGGGCAGATGGATGAAGTGCGGATCTGGAGTGTAGCCCGAAGCGCTGCCGATATCAACACCTTCAAGAATAAGTCGCTTTCGGGTAACGAATACGGCCTGTTTGCCTACTATGATTTTGAGGATGGTCCGGGCAGTACCAAAGTGAAGGATAAGTCGCCCAGCAAGAATGATGGTACCCTGTTCAACATGACCGGCTACCAGTCATTCGTGGCGCCCGGGGTTATTCAGCAGTTGGGGACCGGGGTGAACAGCGTTACCCTGACCGTATCGGATGCGGCAGGACTCAGCTCGTCGGCCGTGGCTAAGGTTACTGTGGTCGATAACATTGCCCCCACGCTGACGGCAGTTAACAAGACCGTGGCGTTGGTTGCCGGTTCGGCCACCATCCAGGTTAGTGATGTGGTAACCGCCTATTCGGATAACTGTGGCGTAGCCAGTCTGCAACTCAGCAAGTCCAGCTTCGACTGCAGCAACCTCGGTGAGAACACCATCACCGTATCGGCTACCGATGTCAACGGGAAGTCAACCAGTGTGCAGGTCACCATCACCGTGACCGACCCCCAGTTTTCCTGCAATAAAGCGCCGGTGGCGGTGGCTAAACCGCTGGTCGTTCCGGCCGGTGCGAATTGCCAGAGTACAGCTACGGCAGCGGCTTTCGACAACGGTTCGTCTGATCCCGATAATGATGCGCTGACGTTCAGTGTTCTGCCCGCTGGGCCCTATGCTCTTGGCGTTACCAATGTAGTCTTTACCGTCACCGACGCCCGGGGTGCAAAGAGCAGTCAGAACACGACTGTTACGGTAGAGGACAAGACAGCCCCAACGTTCAACGCCCCGGCCGACCGCACGGTTAGCCTGCTGGCAGGATGCAGCTTTGCGGTGCCGGATCTGCTGGCGGGTCTGACGGGCAGCGACAACTGCAGCAAAGTGAGCTTTACCCAAAGCCCGGCTGCCGGGACAAGTCTCAACTCGGCCCCGGGTCAGACCCATCCTATAACCATCACGGCTAAAGATGAGGTCGGCAACAGCATCGGGAAAGCCGTTACGTTGACGGCCCAAGACGAGCAGAAGCCGGTAGTAGCAGTACAGAACCTGACGCTGCAACTCGACGCTACCGGAAAGGCCAGCATCATGGCGACTCAGGTCAACAACGGCTCCTCAGATAACTGTACTGACGCAGCCAGCCTCAAGCTGAGCCTGGACAAGACCAGTTTTGACTGCTCAAACCTGGGACCTAATTCCGTCACGCTAACGGTGACAGATGCCAGCGGAAACAGCGCTACGGCGGAGGCTGTAGTCACGGTAGAAGATAAGACGGCTCCGGTCATCACCCCCAATGGCGACAAGACCGTTGCTACCGATGCCGGTCAGTGTAGCGCTACGGTCGCCGTCTCGGCTTCGGCAACCGACAACTGCTCGGTGGGCGCTCCCTCTGGTGTGCGCAGTGACAGCAAAGCCCTGACCGATGCCTACCCCGTGGGCAAGACGACCATCGTCTGGAGCGTGACCGATGCCAACGGCATTGCGGCAACGAACGTAACGCAGACGATCGTAGTAGAGGACAAGGAAAAGCCCCTGGCGAAAGCCCAGAACCTGACGGTGCAGCTCGACGCTGCGGGTAAGGCTGCCGTCACTGCCAGCCAGCTCAACAACAACTCTTCGGATGCCTGCGGTATCCAGTCAATGAGTCTGGACAAGACTAGCTTCGACTGCGTCAATCTGGGCCAGAACACGGTTACCCTGACGGTGACCGATATTCACGGCAACCAGAGCACAGCCACTGCCGTGGTGACGGTGGAAGACAAGAGCAAGCCAGTCACTACCTGCCCGGCAGATGAGGTGAAACATTGCTTTGCTGCTAACAATACCTACCAGATTCCAGCTTTAGTGACTTCGGATAACTGCGGAATTGCTTCGGTGAGCTATGTCATTAGCGGGGCCACTACCCGCAGCGGCACGGGCAGCGATGCCAGTGGTGTGTTTCAGGTGGGCACCAGCACGATTCAGTGGACGGTGACCGACCAGAGTGGTAATCAGTCGCAGTGTAGCGGCACAGTGGTTATCAATGCGTCCCTGAGCGCGACCCTACCCAGTGTGAACCCCATCGGGGCTGGGGCGGAGCCCAACACGATCTATGTGGGCTACGGTCCTCAGAGTCTGGCCTACAAGCCAACGGTGAGTGGAGGCACAGCGCCTTACAGCTATAAGTGGAGCAATGGCTCGACGGGGTCCTCGCTGGTGGTAACAGTGGCTGGGGACTACAGCGTGACCATCACCGACGCCCGGGGCTGTGTGCAGAGCACGAGCGTTGTATCGGTGAAGATGGTGGACGTGCGCTGCGGCAGCAAGAACGACAAGGTGATAATCTGCCAGAAGACGGGCAGCGATAAAAATCCCTGGAATCAGCTCTGCGTGGATGAAAACGCGGTAGCGGCTCACCTGGCCAAGGGCGATAAGTTAGGTCAGTGCGGCACCGTGCCCGGTGGTCGGGTAGCGGCTGAGGAGCAGCCCGAGCTGAGTATACAATTGATGGCGAACCCGCTTGAAGGTGGTCAGCTGCGGGCCCGCGTGTTGGGTGCTGGCGGTCAGCGACTCACAGTAGAGCTAGTGGATATGCGGGGCCATGCGGTTCAGCAGCAAAGCTGGGAGCAGGCTGCTGGTGAGCAGTGGGTTGATTGGACGATCGATGCTCAGCCCTCAGGCCTATATGTGCTGCGGGCGGTCAGCAACGGCCGTCAGCAGAGTATCAAAGTGCTGAAGAAAGAGTAG